The following proteins are co-located in the Anoplopoma fimbria isolate UVic2021 breed Golden Eagle Sablefish chromosome 18, Afim_UVic_2022, whole genome shotgun sequence genome:
- the LOC129107614 gene encoding saccharopine dehydrogenase-like oxidoreductase: protein MPELRTDIEIIVADVSIEESLAIMCQQGVVILNCVGPYRFYGEPVVKAYIENGAHYIDICGEPQFLELMQLEYHTKALDRGVYVIGSCGFDSIPADLGVLYTQKQFKGTLTAVESFLSISSGPQGSVGHDATWRSAVYGFADSGSLRQLRKKLGHKPLPVVGAKVKKRGFVFFSKEMEQYAIPFMGSDPSVVKRTQRFLYEEEHRSPVQYSAYVGIGGLFSVVKLLCGGLLFWFMVKFSLGRKLLTTFPSLFSFGLFTKSGPTMKQIEDTCFSLTLFGEGYSEGSDPTHGRPNAKICTQVIGAEPGYVATVSALVQAAVTLLNELHSLPRRGGVYTPGAAFHKTSLLERLHNHSIRFSVRNY, encoded by the exons ATGCCAGAGCTGAGGACGGACATTGAAATCATTGTTGCTGATGTGTCTATCGAGGAATCGCTGGCCATCATGTGCCAACAAGGAGTGGTGATTCTCAACTGTGTGGGCCCT TACAGGTTTTATGGGGAACCAGTGGTCAAAGCTTACATAGAGAACGGAGCTCACTACATAGACATCTGTGGGGAGCCTCAG TTCCTAGAGCTCATGCAGCTCGAGTACCACACGAAGGCGTTGGACAGGGGAGTCTACGTGATCGGCAGCTGTGGCTTCGACTCCATACCAGCAGACCTGGGTGTTCTCTACACACAGAAGCAGTTCAAAG GGACACTGACAGCTGTGGAGAGCTTCCTGAGCATCAGCAGTGGGCCTCAG GGCTCGGTTGGCCACGATGCCACTTGGCGGTCTGCAGTGTACGGCTTCGCGGACAGCGGATCCCTCCGCCAGCTGAGGAAGAAGCTCGGCCATAAACCGCTGCCCGTGGTGGGAGCCAAAGTCAAAAAGAG ggggtttgtgtttttcagcaaGGAGATGGAGCAGTACGCCATCCCGTTTATGGGTTCTGACCCTTCAGTAGTCAAGAGAACCCAGCGTTTCCTCTACGAGGAGGAACACCGGTCACCA GTCCAGTACAGTGCCTACGTCGGGATCGGTGGCCTCTTCTCGGTCGTTAAGCTCCTCTGTGGAGGCCTCCTCTTCTGGTTCATGGTCAAATTCAGCCTGGGCAGGAAGCTCCTCACCACG TTCCCATCACTCTTCTCCTTTGGCTTGTTCACCAAGTCTGGTCCAACCATGAAGCAG ATAGAAGACACGTGTTTCAGCTTGACGCTCTTCGGGGAGGGCTACTCAGAGGGTTCCGATCCCACACACGGCCGACCCAACGCAAAGATCTGCACCCAGGTCATAGGAGCAG AGCCTGGTTATGTCGCTACAGTGTCTGCTCTGGTACAAGCAGCGGTAACCTTGCTGAATGAGCTGCACTCTCTGCCCAGGAG GGGAGGGGTGTACACTCCAGGAGCTGCGTTCCATAAAACCAGTCTCCTTGAACGCCTCCACAACCACAGCATCAGGTTCTCAGTCAGGAACTACTAG